One Glycocaulis abyssi DNA window includes the following coding sequences:
- a CDS encoding MauE/DoxX family redox-associated membrane protein, giving the protein MTGKTATLYRMDMPDHTCPYGLKSRHLLRSKGYEVEDHLLTSREETDAFKAEHGVKTTPQTFIDGKRIGGYEALREHFGLSTGKGTSYTPVIALFSVAALLALAVAWQSNMPIVGLHTVEYFIAIAMVLLGLQKLTNIESFSTMFLNYDLLARRWVPYGRIYPFAEAGAGLLMLAGSLIWLASPVALFIGTIGAISVFKAVYIERRELKCACMGGDSRVPLGFISLTENLIMIAMAIWMPLRMYGVI; this is encoded by the coding sequence ATGACTGGCAAGACCGCTACCCTCTACCGCATGGATATGCCGGACCATACCTGCCCCTACGGGCTGAAGAGCCGCCACCTCCTGCGCAGCAAGGGCTACGAGGTTGAGGACCACCTGCTCACCAGCCGCGAGGAAACTGACGCATTCAAGGCCGAGCATGGCGTGAAAACGACTCCGCAGACCTTCATCGATGGAAAACGCATTGGCGGGTATGAGGCGCTGCGCGAGCATTTTGGCCTCTCTACCGGCAAAGGTACCAGCTACACGCCGGTCATCGCCCTGTTCTCGGTGGCCGCCCTGCTGGCCCTCGCCGTCGCCTGGCAATCGAACATGCCGATCGTGGGCCTGCACACGGTGGAATACTTCATTGCCATCGCCATGGTGTTGCTGGGCCTGCAGAAGCTGACCAATATCGAGTCCTTCTCGACCATGTTCCTGAACTACGATTTGCTGGCGCGGCGCTGGGTGCCTTATGGGCGCATCTATCCGTTTGCCGAGGCCGGTGCGGGCCTTCTCATGCTGGCGGGCAGCCTTATCTGGCTCGCCTCCCCGGTTGCGCTCTTCATCGGCACCATAGGGGCCATTTCGGTCTTCAAAGCGGTCTATATCGAGCGGCGCGAGCTGAAATGCGCCTGCATGGGCGGCGACAGCCGCGTACCGCTCGGCTTCATCTCGCTGACCGAGAACCTGATCATGATCGCCATGGCGATCTGGATGCCGCTGCGCATGTATGGCGTGATCTAG